From Arcticibacter tournemirensis, one genomic window encodes:
- the gldB gene encoding gliding motility lipoprotein GldB: protein MRIKRSFQIYLFFLIAAALGSCKNKKEVDVSNIELDLKIERFDKDLAKVSSVNLIEKVPSLQKKYGAFYDDFMSEMLGVGNTSDTTYYKNLRTVINNTDYRALQASVAEKFNDLSSTEEKLRDAFKHVKYYFPGQKIPRVISFFSGFAVQVPVGDNYIGIGLDMFLGADSKFYPALRESIPLYISRRFTPDNITPRVIEAFVREDMFPEPDTDHSFLDRMIYNGKILFLMSSFMPGVPDSTIIGYTSDQQKWIETYEADVWGYFLQENLLYETDYMKVQKYLSEAPFTPGLGTGNESAPKLGLFTGWQIVKNYMERNPNVTLQQLMADTKYQEILNRSHYKPK, encoded by the coding sequence ATGAGAATCAAAAGAAGTTTTCAAATCTACTTGTTTTTTTTAATTGCTGCAGCCCTCGGCTCCTGCAAGAACAAGAAGGAGGTGGATGTTAGCAATATTGAACTCGATCTAAAGATTGAGCGCTTCGATAAGGACCTGGCAAAGGTGAGCTCAGTTAACCTGATCGAAAAGGTTCCTTCACTTCAAAAGAAATACGGCGCCTTCTATGATGATTTTATGTCCGAAATGTTAGGGGTGGGCAATACCAGCGATACAACGTACTACAAGAATCTCAGGACGGTCATCAACAACACTGATTACCGGGCATTACAGGCTTCGGTAGCTGAAAAATTCAATGATCTCTCGTCCACCGAAGAAAAACTTAGAGACGCTTTTAAACATGTTAAGTATTATTTCCCGGGGCAAAAGATCCCGAGAGTTATTTCGTTCTTCTCCGGGTTCGCGGTTCAGGTACCTGTAGGCGACAATTATATCGGCATCGGTCTTGACATGTTTCTTGGAGCTGACTCGAAGTTCTACCCGGCACTCCGGGAAAGCATCCCTTTGTATATCTCACGGCGGTTTACGCCCGATAACATTACACCCCGGGTTATTGAAGCTTTTGTAAGAGAAGATATGTTTCCCGAACCAGATACCGATCATTCATTTCTCGACAGGATGATCTACAACGGAAAAATCCTGTTCTTAATGAGTTCTTTCATGCCAGGAGTACCAGATTCTACGATTATTGGTTATACCTCCGACCAGCAAAAGTGGATTGAAACGTACGAAGCTGACGTATGGGGATATTTCCTTCAGGAAAACCTGCTGTATGAAACGGATTATATGAAAGTGCAGAAGTACCTGTCGGAAGCCCCTTTTACTCCTGGATTGGGAACAGGGAATGAATCTGCTCCTAAGCTGGGCTTATTCACAGGCTGGCAGATTGTAAAGAATTACATGGAACGCAATCCAAATGTCACTCTACAGCAACTTATGGCGGATACAAAATACCAGGAAATCCTGAATCGTTCGCATTATAAGCCCAAGTAA
- a CDS encoding porin family protein — MKKQLFILMMFFLPILADAQTTTDNVQLGFTTSPNIGWLSIDNNTSGIDGDGVRTGFSYGVLADIGFASNYYFSTAFTLTTINGKTTEKASGMSYNNIYKVGYIEVPATLKLKSNPTAMGRFYGQFGLSTGIKIKAKGSSTEKVLGEPGVEGDNSNLSDVNTFRLGLVAGAGAEWNVNGNLNILTGITYNNGFTRVVSKGPDMRNSYLSLTLGVFF, encoded by the coding sequence ATGAAAAAACAACTTTTTATCCTCATGATGTTTTTCCTGCCCATATTGGCAGACGCTCAAACTACAACAGACAATGTACAATTAGGATTTACCACATCGCCGAATATCGGATGGCTCTCAATTGATAATAATACCAGCGGTATTGACGGCGATGGTGTGCGAACAGGATTTTCATATGGTGTACTGGCCGACATCGGCTTTGCGAGCAATTATTATTTTTCTACAGCATTTACATTGACCACAATAAACGGGAAGACGACCGAAAAGGCTTCGGGAATGTCATACAATAATATTTATAAGGTGGGGTATATAGAAGTGCCTGCAACGCTGAAGCTTAAAAGCAATCCCACCGCAATGGGAAGGTTCTATGGACAGTTCGGATTAAGCACAGGTATTAAGATAAAAGCAAAGGGAAGTTCGACTGAGAAGGTTTTAGGAGAGCCGGGTGTAGAGGGGGACAACTCGAATCTTTCGGATGTAAATACATTCAGACTCGGACTGGTAGCCGGCGCCGGCGCGGAATGGAATGTTAATGGGAATCTGAACATACTAACTGGAATTACATATAATAACGGATTCACGAGAGTTGTAAGCAAGGGACCGGATATGAGGAATTCGTATCTTTCATTAACTCTTGGGGTATTCTTTTAG
- a CDS encoding NAD+ synthase has product MKIALAQLNYHIGNFESNTQKIIQTILKAKDQGADLVVFAELAVSGYPPRDFLEFTEFIELCEASVNKITEACSDIACIIGTPTRNPRTEGKDLFNSAVFITEGKVKATVNKALLPTYDVFDEYRYFEPSAEFGCIELNGKKIALTICEDLWNINDNPLYITAPMDQLIAEGPDIMINIAASPFAYNHDDNRVKVLSDNSKKYKLPLLYVNHVGAQTEIIFDGGSFVFNEKGEMLDQLKYFEEDLRIYEFNDGKIQGLEPLPYSPLPDIEQIHQGLLLGIKDYFTKSGFSKAVLGLSGGIDSAVVCALAAEALGAENVMAVLMPSKYSTDHSIQDALDLVENLGCQHHIVAIKEAADAFEHMLEPAFKGLPFNVAEENIQARCRAIVVMAFSNKFGYILLNTSNKSECAVGYGTLYGDMAGAISVLGDVYKTQVYQLANYINREREIIPQNTIVKPPSAELRPGQKDSDSLPDYDVLDSLLYQYVELKKSSRDIIAKGFDEELVRKVIKMVNKAEFKRYQTPPILRVSPKAFGMGRRMPIVGKYLS; this is encoded by the coding sequence ATGAAAATAGCACTCGCTCAATTAAATTATCACATAGGAAACTTCGAATCGAATACTCAGAAGATTATCCAAACCATTCTGAAAGCAAAAGATCAGGGCGCAGACCTGGTAGTGTTTGCTGAATTAGCAGTATCGGGATACCCGCCGCGTGATTTTCTTGAATTTACGGAGTTTATCGAGCTATGCGAAGCCTCTGTAAACAAGATAACAGAAGCCTGTAGCGATATTGCGTGTATTATCGGAACGCCTACCCGTAATCCAAGGACCGAAGGGAAAGATCTGTTTAATTCTGCTGTTTTCATCACAGAAGGAAAAGTGAAAGCTACAGTTAACAAGGCATTGCTGCCTACGTATGATGTTTTTGATGAGTACCGTTATTTCGAGCCGTCGGCAGAGTTCGGTTGCATAGAGCTTAATGGTAAGAAGATAGCTCTTACGATATGCGAAGACCTCTGGAATATTAACGACAACCCTCTCTATATTACCGCTCCGATGGACCAGCTGATTGCTGAAGGTCCGGATATTATGATCAACATAGCCGCTTCTCCATTTGCCTATAATCATGATGACAACCGTGTAAAGGTGCTGAGTGATAACAGTAAGAAGTACAAGCTTCCTTTGCTGTACGTGAACCATGTAGGGGCACAGACAGAGATCATCTTCGACGGAGGCTCTTTTGTGTTTAATGAAAAGGGCGAAATGCTTGATCAGCTTAAATACTTTGAAGAGGATCTGCGGATCTACGAGTTCAATGATGGAAAGATACAGGGGCTGGAGCCTTTGCCGTATAGCCCTCTTCCTGACATTGAGCAGATCCACCAGGGCTTGCTGTTAGGAATTAAGGATTATTTTACCAAGTCGGGCTTTAGCAAGGCGGTACTGGGACTTTCGGGCGGGATCGATTCTGCAGTGGTGTGCGCCCTTGCTGCAGAAGCCTTAGGCGCCGAAAACGTTATGGCTGTATTGATGCCTTCCAAATACTCTACTGATCATTCCATCCAGGATGCTCTCGACCTGGTTGAGAATTTAGGCTGTCAGCACCACATAGTCGCTATAAAGGAAGCTGCCGATGCCTTTGAACATATGTTAGAGCCAGCGTTTAAAGGACTGCCTTTTAATGTTGCTGAAGAGAATATACAAGCGCGGTGCCGGGCTATTGTTGTTATGGCATTTTCGAATAAATTCGGTTATATTCTTCTGAATACATCGAATAAAAGTGAATGTGCTGTTGGTTACGGAACACTGTACGGCGATATGGCTGGCGCTATTTCCGTGTTGGGCGACGTATATAAAACGCAGGTTTACCAGCTCGCTAACTATATCAACCGCGAGCGGGAGATCATTCCACAAAACACTATTGTTAAACCTCCCTCCGCTGAACTCCGTCCTGGGCAAAAAGATAGTGACTCTCTGCCAGATTATGATGTGCTTGACAGTTTGCTCTATCAGTATGTTGAGCTCAAAAAGAGTTCGAGAGATATTATAGCGAAGGGTTTCGACGAAGAGCTTGTGCGGAAGGTTATAAAGATGGTAAATAAAGCCGAATTCAAGCGGTATCAAACGCCTCCAATACTCCGTGTCTCGCCTAAAGCATTTGGTATGGGCAGGAGAATGCCTATCGTAGGTAAGTATTTATCATAG
- the katG gene encoding catalase/peroxidase HPI — MEKESNDISKCPFHNGSMKHNVGGGGTKNRDWWPNQLKLGILRQNSPLSNPMDEDFNYAEAFKSLDLEAVKKDLHELMTDSQDWWPADFGHYGGLFVRMAWHSAGTYRVWDGRGGAGAGQQRFAPLNSWPDNVSLDKARRLLWPIKQKYGRNISWADLIILTGNVALESMGFKTFGFAGGRADVWEADEAVYWGSENTWLGGDLRYAHGSPGVEGHGIVVSDDDADGDVHTRDLENPLAAVQMGLIYVNPEGPDGNPDPIAAAKDIRDTFGRMAMNDEETVALIAGGHSFGKTHGAAPATHVGKEPEAAGLEMQGLGWSNSYGSGKGPDTITSGLEVTWSKTPTQWSNSFFENLFGFEWELSKSPAGAHQWVAKNADAIIPDAFDGSKKHIPTMLTTDLSLRFDPAYEKISRRFFENPDEFADAFARAWFKLTHRDMGPRSRYLGPEVPEEVLIWQDPIPEVDHVLIDESDVAALKAKILESGLSVSELVSAAWASASTFRGSDKRGGANGARIRLAPQRYWRVNNPTQLQRVLSVLESIQKEFNDAQTGGKKVSLADLIVLAGCAAVVKAAKEAGHVITVPFTPGRMDASQEQTDVESFGYLEPVADGFRNYRKSRGAVPTEELLIDKAQLLTLTAPELTVLIGGMRVLNTNFDGSSHGVFTQRPGVLSNDFFVNLLDMSTAWKAASDDKELYHGVDRATGEPKWTATRADLVIGSHAELRAVAEVYASADGQEKFVKDFVTAWNKVMNLDRFDIS; from the coding sequence ATGGAAAAAGAATCAAACGACATCAGTAAATGCCCGTTTCATAATGGGAGTATGAAACACAATGTCGGCGGTGGCGGCACCAAAAACCGGGACTGGTGGCCCAACCAGTTAAAATTAGGCATTCTTCGTCAGAACTCTCCCCTGTCAAATCCTATGGACGAGGATTTTAACTATGCCGAAGCTTTTAAGAGTCTCGACCTGGAAGCAGTAAAAAAGGATCTTCATGAACTTATGACGGATTCGCAGGACTGGTGGCCTGCGGATTTTGGCCACTATGGCGGACTATTTGTACGTATGGCATGGCACAGCGCAGGGACCTACCGTGTATGGGATGGTCGCGGTGGTGCAGGAGCAGGACAGCAACGTTTTGCGCCGCTTAACAGCTGGCCCGACAATGTAAGTCTGGATAAGGCGCGCAGGCTATTGTGGCCCATCAAACAGAAATATGGCCGGAACATCTCATGGGCTGACTTAATAATTCTCACAGGTAACGTGGCGCTGGAGTCTATGGGCTTCAAAACATTTGGATTCGCCGGTGGGCGTGCAGATGTTTGGGAAGCAGACGAGGCCGTATATTGGGGCTCGGAAAACACCTGGCTCGGGGGCGACCTTCGCTACGCACACGGATCTCCGGGAGTAGAAGGTCATGGTATCGTGGTGTCCGACGATGACGCCGATGGCGATGTTCATACCCGCGATCTCGAAAACCCCCTCGCTGCTGTACAAATGGGACTTATATACGTAAATCCCGAAGGTCCCGACGGTAATCCTGATCCTATCGCTGCGGCTAAAGACATCCGCGATACTTTCGGTCGTATGGCAATGAACGATGAAGAAACTGTTGCTCTTATTGCCGGCGGGCACAGCTTTGGAAAAACCCACGGTGCGGCTCCGGCGACGCATGTTGGCAAGGAACCTGAGGCAGCCGGTTTGGAAATGCAGGGATTGGGCTGGAGCAATAGTTATGGTTCAGGGAAGGGGCCTGATACGATTACAAGCGGTCTTGAGGTAACCTGGTCCAAAACTCCAACCCAGTGGAGTAACAGTTTCTTTGAGAACCTGTTCGGCTTTGAATGGGAGCTTTCTAAAAGTCCCGCAGGAGCACATCAATGGGTTGCTAAGAATGCAGATGCTATTATTCCGGATGCATTCGATGGCTCAAAAAAGCATATACCAACCATGCTGACCACCGACCTCTCTTTACGGTTTGATCCGGCTTATGAAAAAATCTCCCGTCGGTTCTTTGAGAATCCGGATGAGTTTGCCGATGCTTTTGCGCGGGCATGGTTTAAGCTAACACACCGTGATATGGGTCCGCGCTCACGTTATCTCGGTCCTGAAGTACCCGAAGAGGTTTTAATCTGGCAGGATCCTATCCCCGAGGTTGACCATGTATTGATAGATGAAAGCGACGTTGCCGCTCTGAAAGCGAAGATACTGGAGTCGGGGCTGAGCGTATCCGAGCTGGTATCCGCGGCCTGGGCTTCGGCCTCCACCTTCCGCGGGTCCGATAAACGGGGTGGAGCTAATGGTGCACGTATTCGGCTCGCTCCTCAGCGATACTGGCGGGTAAATAATCCAACGCAATTGCAGCGTGTTCTAAGTGTGCTGGAGTCTATTCAGAAAGAATTTAATGATGCGCAAACAGGGGGTAAAAAGGTTTCGCTGGCAGATCTGATAGTTCTGGCTGGTTGTGCAGCTGTTGTAAAAGCGGCGAAAGAGGCCGGGCATGTTATTACAGTTCCATTCACGCCGGGTCGCATGGACGCATCGCAGGAGCAAACAGACGTTGAATCGTTTGGTTATCTTGAGCCGGTAGCCGATGGCTTCCGCAATTACCGCAAGTCGAGGGGAGCTGTGCCTACCGAAGAATTGCTGATAGATAAAGCTCAGCTGCTGACACTAACGGCACCCGAATTGACAGTACTGATAGGAGGTATGCGTGTATTGAACACTAATTTTGACGGCTCCAGCCATGGTGTTTTCACGCAGCGCCCGGGTGTGCTCAGCAATGATTTCTTCGTAAATCTGCTGGACATGAGTACCGCCTGGAAAGCAGCATCCGATGACAAGGAGCTTTACCATGGTGTTGATCGCGCCACCGGTGAACCAAAATGGACTGCCACCCGCGCTGATCTGGTTATTGGATCACATGCAGAACTTAGAGCAGTTGCTGAAGTGTACGCCAGTGCAGATGGTCAGGAAAAATTCGTGAAAGACTTCGTAACGGCCTGGAATAAAGTGATGAACCTTGACCGGTTTGACATATCTTAA
- a CDS encoding transposase, producing MSGRKPFFRLYPRLETAYTLSRKLSYIFSKTKDKVVGFTRLARWHNDVEQADIDTFKTVSRTIQNHYLNILNYFDNRSTNASAESFNAKIKALRSQFRGARNIRIVIVVILLECGKLGEFSIFQQELHWGEVT from the coding sequence ATCAGCGGGCGGAAACCCTTTTTCCGGCTCTACCCAAGACTGGAGACAGCCTATACGCTAAGCAGAAAGCTGTCCTATATCTTTAGTAAAACCAAAGACAAAGTAGTGGGCTTTACCCGTTTGGCCCGGTGGCATAATGATGTCGAGCAGGCTGACATAGACACCTTCAAAACTGTTTCCCGCACCATTCAAAATCATTACCTGAACATTCTGAACTACTTCGATAATAGAAGCACCAATGCCTCAGCTGAATCATTCAATGCTAAAATCAAAGCACTACGAAGCCAGTTCAGAGGTGCGAGAAATATCAGAATTGTTATTGTTGTTATCCTGTTGGAATGTGGGAAACTCGGAGAGTTTTCCATATTTCAACAGGAACTCCACTGGGGTGAGGTGACCTAA
- a CDS encoding ISAon1 family transposase N-terminal region protein: MIQKELLSLLLPSGLLEMFDVAKVEKKEDSYHFYLSEKNIHPKEYTGQHLESKGFFDEATLHNFSLRGKPSFLHLKRCKWLNHDTRPNGLSSVASCSSRHPATIEFAAFLKGFNR, encoded by the coding sequence TTGATCCAAAAAGAGTTATTATCGTTACTGCTACCCTCTGGTTTACTAGAGATGTTTGATGTGGCTAAAGTGGAGAAGAAAGAAGACTCCTACCACTTTTACCTGTCTGAAAAGAATATTCACCCTAAGGAATACACGGGCCAGCATCTGGAATCGAAAGGATTTTTTGATGAAGCGACGCTGCATAATTTCTCTCTTCGTGGCAAACCCTCTTTTCTTCATCTCAAGCGCTGCAAATGGCTGAATCATGACACCAGGCCAAACGGTCTATCATCAGTGGCATCATGTAGCTCAAGGCACCCGGCAACGATCGAGTTTGCCGCTTTTTTAAAAGGATTTAATCGATAA
- a CDS encoding transposase, with translation MKFTCTCHRKNIPPTSYTGPLLSKGFFDEVTLRDFPLRGKPCFIHLKRCKWLDQASGKIVFHEWEQVAEGTRLTAEFAAFLKGFNR, from the coding sequence ATGAAATTCACTTGTACCTGTCACAGAAAAAATATCCCTCCAACGTCATATACAGGTCCCCTGTTATCCAAAGGATTCTTTGATGAGGTCACACTTCGGGACTTCCCGCTACGGGGAAAGCCCTGCTTTATTCATCTCAAGCGCTGCAAATGGCTGGATCAGGCCAGCGGAAAGATTGTTTTTCATGAGTGGGAGCAGGTGGCAGAAGGGACCCGTTTGACAGCAGAATTTGCTGCTTTTTTAAAAGGATTTAATCGATAA